From one Mycolicibacterium sp. HK-90 genomic stretch:
- a CDS encoding acyl-CoA dehydrogenase family protein produces the protein MSSVADADRVADLARRVVADHDPKKVPIPEYLAACYDAGLSWVHFPEGLGGLGVSRGLQAVADRILQGAGGPVPLSLNPMGYGMAAPTVREHAQSEELKKSWLRPLASTEHIWCQLFSEPGAGSDLAGLATSAVLDGDEWVLNGQKVWTSLAHRARWGLLLARSNPDVPKHKGLTYFVLDMHAPGVETRPLRQMTGQAEFNEVYITDARIPDAHRLGAVGNGWNVAMTTLMNERSALGGSGNRRGAGTISDAVALWASRPDLRTPVLRDRLTQLWLRSEAQRLTAERSRAAATVGGPGPEGSIGKLVGAELNQHIYQWCMDLLGPEGILYHGYAMGEPDDDGDWRGPIQQRFLRSKANTIEGGTSEVMRNILGERILGLPGDLRADAGMPWKEIPRG, from the coding sequence ATGAGCAGCGTCGCTGATGCGGACCGGGTCGCCGACCTCGCCCGCCGGGTCGTGGCCGACCACGATCCCAAGAAAGTCCCGATCCCCGAGTATCTGGCCGCCTGCTACGACGCGGGCCTCTCGTGGGTGCATTTCCCGGAGGGCCTTGGCGGTCTCGGGGTCTCGCGCGGTCTGCAGGCGGTGGCCGATCGCATCCTGCAGGGTGCCGGCGGACCGGTGCCGTTGAGCCTGAACCCGATGGGTTACGGCATGGCCGCGCCCACGGTGCGCGAACACGCGCAGTCCGAGGAGCTCAAGAAGTCGTGGCTGCGGCCGCTGGCGAGCACCGAACACATCTGGTGCCAACTGTTCTCGGAGCCGGGCGCCGGATCGGATCTGGCCGGCCTGGCCACCTCCGCGGTGCTAGACGGTGACGAGTGGGTGCTGAACGGCCAGAAGGTGTGGACCAGCCTGGCGCACCGGGCACGTTGGGGCCTGCTGCTGGCCCGCTCGAATCCCGATGTGCCGAAACACAAGGGCCTGACGTACTTCGTGCTGGACATGCATGCGCCCGGCGTCGAGACCCGTCCGCTGCGCCAGATGACCGGTCAGGCCGAGTTCAACGAGGTGTACATCACCGACGCCCGCATCCCCGACGCGCACCGGCTCGGCGCGGTGGGCAACGGCTGGAACGTCGCGATGACCACCCTCATGAACGAGCGCAGCGCACTGGGCGGCAGCGGCAACCGGCGCGGAGCCGGGACCATCTCGGATGCCGTGGCGCTGTGGGCATCACGCCCCGATCTGCGGACACCGGTGCTACGCGACCGGCTCACCCAGCTGTGGCTGCGCTCGGAGGCCCAGCGGCTGACCGCGGAACGCTCCCGCGCGGCCGCCACCGTCGGCGGTCCGGGCCCCGAAGGGTCGATCGGCAAGCTCGTCGGCGCCGAACTCAACCAGCACATCTACCAGTGGTGCATGGATCTGCTTGGGCCCGAAGGGATCTTGTACCACGGGTACGCGATGGGCGAGCCCGATGACGACGGAGACTGGCGCGGACCCATCCAACAGCGGTTCCTGCGCAGCAAGGCCAACACCATCGAAGGCGGAACCTCTGAGGTGATGCGCAACATCCTGGGCGAACGGATCCTCGGGCTGCCCGGCGATCTGCGGGCCGATGCCGGTATGCCGTGGAAGGAGATCCCGCGTGGTTGA
- a CDS encoding AraC family transcriptional regulator, with amino-acid sequence MPDVSRLVRHRDGVPVYRYWTDRDVPPVSVIRGRRADLPEHRPHIHDFPVLWYAPAEAVVYVVAAGEVVDPRPLAAQSDGTGVFFDPAALGHDAGSPWPTWQAHPLLFPFIHGQSGGLLQLHLPDDRQPLWNNTIRSIEMELTGRRDGYRQATLAHLTLLLIDVARLTEDVVGDLRRSGEPLLAEVFAVIDRRLSQPLSLSDVAAEVGMTPGHLTTVVRRRTGRTVGEWINERRMSRARELLGERDLTVAEIANRVGMTDPGYFSRQFRRAHRVSPREWRRTGASGIRTESP; translated from the coding sequence GTGCCCGACGTCTCCCGATTGGTCCGCCACCGCGACGGCGTCCCGGTCTACCGGTACTGGACCGACCGCGACGTGCCCCCGGTGTCGGTGATCCGGGGCCGACGCGCCGACCTGCCCGAACACCGTCCACACATCCACGACTTCCCGGTGCTCTGGTACGCGCCGGCCGAGGCGGTGGTGTACGTCGTGGCGGCCGGTGAGGTGGTCGACCCCCGGCCATTGGCGGCCCAATCCGATGGGACCGGCGTGTTCTTCGACCCCGCGGCGCTGGGACATGACGCCGGCTCGCCCTGGCCGACCTGGCAGGCTCATCCGCTGTTGTTCCCATTCATCCACGGACAGTCAGGTGGCCTGCTGCAACTGCATCTGCCGGACGATCGACAGCCATTGTGGAACAACACGATCCGATCGATCGAGATGGAACTGACCGGCCGGCGCGATGGCTACCGGCAGGCCACGCTGGCCCATCTCACCCTGTTGCTCATCGACGTGGCCCGGCTGACCGAAGACGTCGTCGGCGATCTCCGGCGCAGTGGCGAACCCTTGTTGGCCGAGGTGTTCGCGGTGATCGACCGGCGCCTGTCGCAACCACTGTCGTTGAGCGACGTGGCCGCGGAGGTCGGGATGACTCCGGGCCACCTCACCACCGTGGTGCGCCGGCGGACCGGCCGCACGGTGGGTGAGTGGATCAACGAGCGACGGATGAGCCGGGCGCGGGAGCTGCTCGGCGAGCGGGACCTGACGGTGGCCGAGATCGCCAACCGGGTGGGCATGACCGACCCGGGATACTTCAGCCGCCAGTTCCGCCGGGCGCACCGCGTGTCACCACGGGAGTGGCGCCGAACCGGTGCATCCGGCATCAGAACCGAATCACCTTGA
- a CDS encoding class I SAM-dependent methyltransferase — protein MGFMTEHHPHFLANRHDYVPAAGHDALLPGYDLLTRVLGMNQVYDALVAQAGLSAGQRVVEIGCGTGNLTVRAKAACPGAEIVGTDPDPRALRRAERKAKSLAGVRFERAYAQELPFDDGEFDTALSSMMLHHLDETTQAAALCELFRVLKPGARAHIVDVRGDALPRLLRAAGFDCATAGSGRLRLAGQVTRFRATRPV, from the coding sequence ATGGGATTCATGACCGAACATCATCCACATTTCCTGGCCAATCGCCATGACTACGTGCCCGCGGCGGGGCACGACGCGCTGCTGCCCGGCTACGACCTGCTGACCCGGGTGCTGGGCATGAACCAGGTCTACGACGCGCTCGTAGCGCAGGCCGGCTTGTCCGCTGGACAACGTGTCGTCGAAATCGGTTGTGGCACCGGCAATCTCACCGTCCGTGCCAAGGCTGCCTGTCCCGGGGCGGAGATCGTCGGGACCGACCCCGATCCACGGGCGTTGCGGCGGGCCGAACGCAAGGCCAAGAGTCTCGCCGGGGTCAGATTCGAGCGGGCCTATGCCCAGGAACTCCCGTTCGACGACGGCGAGTTCGACACCGCGCTGTCCTCGATGATGCTGCACCACCTCGACGAGACCACCCAGGCCGCGGCTCTCTGCGAACTGTTCCGGGTGCTGAAGCCGGGCGCCCGCGCGCACATCGTCGATGTTCGCGGGGACGCCCTCCCGCGGCTACTGCGGGCGGCCGGATTCGACTGCGCGACTGCGGGATCCGGGCGGCTACGGCTGGCCGGCCAGGTTACCCGTTTCCGGGCGACTCGACCGGTCTGA
- a CDS encoding SMI1/KNR4 family protein: protein MGVVESAARLFELLSAAGDEFTRYLRPGLSTEQIDDLLGRAGLPQPPSDVREFYRAFNLVPGYQYELDQPLFYGIYWLLSFEDALAEWDHRRSNDYAEPPWQDAFPFLQEDGNVFLVETQADENGDHRVIDDFLGDIPAATFSNLAAMFDTFTEWLSSGALPADHGRVPGFYEGDKRHVYEVAARLNPGISYWADLLSQQRDTN from the coding sequence GTGGGAGTAGTTGAGTCGGCGGCCCGGCTGTTCGAGCTGTTGTCGGCGGCCGGCGACGAGTTCACCCGGTACCTTCGTCCGGGCCTTTCGACAGAACAGATCGATGACCTGCTCGGCCGGGCCGGTCTGCCCCAGCCACCATCGGATGTTCGCGAGTTCTACAGGGCGTTCAACCTGGTCCCGGGATACCAGTACGAACTCGACCAGCCGTTGTTCTACGGCATTTACTGGCTGTTGAGCTTCGAAGATGCGCTCGCAGAGTGGGATCATCGGCGATCGAATGACTACGCGGAACCGCCGTGGCAGGACGCGTTTCCATTTCTTCAAGAGGACGGCAACGTCTTCCTGGTCGAGACCCAGGCCGACGAGAACGGCGACCACCGGGTGATCGACGACTTCTTGGGCGACATCCCCGCCGCAACGTTCTCGAACCTGGCCGCGATGTTCGACACCTTCACCGAGTGGTTGTCCTCCGGGGCACTACCAGCTGATCATGGCCGAGTTCCCGGCTTTTACGAGGGCGACAAGCGGCACGTGTACGAGGTCGCGGCCAGACTGAACCCGGGCATCTCTTACTGGGCAGACTTGTTGTCGCAACAGCGCGACACCAACTGA
- a CDS encoding cupin domain-containing protein: MTRTPFALAAFALITAATASLAGAPTALADDPTAGVSRTELQRSAAPTPGFEIVQTRFEIPVGKESGRHSHPGPEVGYIVQGDVDMVFDDRPTLHLHSGDPFLIPAGVVHNAHNVGTVRTLMLSTYVVPVDQPLVTMY; the protein is encoded by the coding sequence ATGACGCGCACACCCTTTGCCCTCGCCGCATTCGCCTTGATCACTGCGGCAACCGCCTCGCTGGCCGGCGCCCCGACGGCCCTGGCCGACGATCCGACCGCGGGTGTCTCCCGCACCGAGCTTCAGCGTTCGGCCGCCCCGACCCCCGGATTCGAGATCGTTCAGACCAGGTTCGAGATCCCGGTGGGCAAGGAGTCCGGTCGGCACAGCCATCCCGGGCCGGAAGTCGGGTACATCGTCCAGGGAGACGTCGACATGGTCTTCGACGATCGCCCGACCCTGCATCTGCATTCAGGCGATCCGTTCCTGATCCCGGCGGGTGTGGTCCACAACGCCCACAACGTGGGTACGGTCCGGACCTTGATGTTGTCCACCTACGTGGTGCCCGTCGATCAGCCCTTGGTGACGATGTACTGA
- a CDS encoding FAD-dependent oxidoreductase has protein sequence MDRKRVVIAGLGDSGVLTAIRLARRFDVVGISQNPGLVSGQELGTRLARPDDWARDYWIGFDRFRELDRVRTVHGTLTGVDLSARAVRVRDVDGTPREESYDALVVSTGVSNGFWRQGVLQSATDVGAGLRDAHERLDGARSVVVIGGGAAAASSAVNIAVRWPDTRVGLYYPGEQLLQQHHSRVRRRVERRLAAAGVTLHPRHRAVIPDGFDCAAITADPVHWSTGQPPVHGDAVLWTVGRVRPNTSWLPGELLDDGGFVRVTAELQVPGAEGVFAVGDVAATDPLRSSARNRADGLLAHNVAAYFTGGRMRGYRPPASRWGSVLGVQPDGLEVFAPNGFAFRFPAWSIERVLQPWIVRRGIYRGVRGGDQYIVTKG, from the coding sequence GTGGACCGAAAGCGCGTGGTGATCGCGGGGCTCGGCGACTCCGGAGTGCTCACCGCGATCCGGTTGGCGCGCCGCTTCGACGTCGTCGGCATCTCGCAGAACCCCGGCCTGGTCAGTGGTCAGGAGCTGGGTACCCGGCTGGCGCGGCCCGACGACTGGGCCCGTGATTACTGGATCGGTTTCGACCGGTTCCGCGAACTCGACCGCGTCCGCACCGTGCACGGCACACTGACCGGGGTCGACCTGTCTGCCCGAGCCGTCCGCGTGCGTGACGTGGACGGCACGCCGCGCGAGGAGAGTTACGACGCCCTCGTGGTGTCCACCGGCGTGAGCAACGGCTTCTGGCGCCAAGGCGTTCTGCAGTCGGCCACCGATGTCGGAGCCGGGCTCCGGGATGCCCATGAGCGGCTGGATGGCGCGCGTTCGGTCGTCGTCATCGGCGGTGGCGCGGCGGCCGCCAGCAGTGCGGTCAACATCGCCGTCCGGTGGCCCGACACCCGGGTGGGGCTCTACTACCCCGGGGAACAGCTTCTGCAGCAGCATCATTCACGAGTGCGGCGGCGAGTCGAACGACGCCTGGCGGCCGCGGGCGTCACGCTGCACCCTCGGCATCGGGCGGTGATACCCGACGGGTTCGACTGCGCGGCGATCACGGCCGATCCGGTTCACTGGAGCACCGGCCAGCCACCGGTGCACGGCGATGCGGTGCTGTGGACCGTCGGCCGCGTCCGGCCCAACACCTCCTGGCTGCCGGGCGAACTCCTCGACGACGGCGGGTTCGTGCGGGTGACGGCCGAGCTTCAGGTTCCTGGGGCCGAGGGCGTGTTCGCGGTCGGTGACGTCGCGGCCACCGACCCGCTCCGGTCCTCGGCCCGCAACCGGGCCGACGGGCTGCTGGCCCACAACGTCGCTGCCTACTTCACCGGCGGCCGGATGCGTGGTTACCGGCCCCCGGCAAGCCGCTGGGGATCGGTGCTCGGCGTGCAACCCGATGGACTGGAAGTGTTCGCGCCCAACGGGTTCGCCTTCCGTTTTCCGGCCTGGTCGATCGAGCGGGTGTTGCAGCCGTGGATCGTCCGTCGTGGCATCTACCGGGGTGTGCGCGGCGGGGATCAGTACATCGTCACCAAGGGCTGA